In one window of Xiphophorus hellerii strain 12219 chromosome 23, Xiphophorus_hellerii-4.1, whole genome shotgun sequence DNA:
- the gprin1 gene encoding G protein-regulated inducer of neurite outgrowth 1 produces MGSLKDEKRALREDRQPCEKTNNEGLSEDSDSSAAAEGCPLRTCQESTASEDCQSKRHMDASSVGNSEKTLKSRDTELCGVDSKSTDPSVFEPVKDCAQPDDMPVTLQTVATQNEATVSTNNQGNGDAEGENVALDKGNGTDVVNIFVPVPSTPDPSDPRSPAPFGQQHMRTQVSLEVAQCCSAATSPMTPPEGDHSFFFPSNFGKHGARPVASAAGTHDEVLQVGQQVEFCSVATSPMTPKTPSSTAFPVLVGRGTGQKEEKTKKEEEQRETGQKKSCATTKCTEELSKNDESLKCAKGLSSYEPVASSTSGLATAVTHSQGTFEDSTQQCKQQKMGSMDQDITILVTHYGNNDEEAESHFQTVEPDMVKIEETEKGEENISSIKSEDRKEMASTVAPGRAQEKSSPKQPQKLPGKTDVCTEPDNSEVMAHKGARVDLKDVSVPKSPIPESPAPFGCHNIRTQVSLEVVQCQSVATSPMTPPEGDQAFYFPSSLGKCVGVGTETKDAEMRVGQQVEFRSVATAPMTPRTPVATTFPEIKKEVSIEEKIVEEKEEENREQLIENTKEVPKEVEKLTQKESVGGDSKDVENCKEKDEEKCEEPVQEVSWDEKGMTWEVYGAVVEVAVLGSAIQKHLEKQVQKQKQLTAMPPPPPLNPAASPLPPEPGCGGSGKRRGRKKGEHDGKASRRRRNPFRLLMENVQQPHCCSKAHTTE; encoded by the coding sequence ATGGGAAGCCTTAAGGATGAGAAGCGAGCTCTCAGGGAGGACCGCCAGCCTTGCGAGAAGACAAATAATGAAGGACTTTCGGAAGACTCAGACAGCAGCGCTGCCGCAGAGGGATGTCCCTTACGCACATGTCAAGAGTCAACAGCTTCAGAGGACTGTCAGTCGAAACGCCACATGGATGCCAGCTCTGTTGGGAATAGTGAGAAAACTCTAAAATCCAGAGATACAGAGCTTTGCGGAGTCGATAGTAAAAGCACTGACCCATCGGTCTTTGAGCCAGTTAAGGACTGTGCACAGCCTGATGACATGCCTGTGACCCTGCAAACTGTAGCTACGCAAAATGAAGCCACAGTCTCTACTAACAACCAGGGTAACGGAGATGCTGAAGGTGAAAACGTGGCCCTTGACAAAGGGAACGGAACAGATGTTGTGAACATCTTTGTTCCTGTGCCATCAACTCCTGACCCCTCCGACCCTCGCTCTCCAGCCCCTTTTGGGCAGCAACACATGCGCACACAAGTGAGCCTTGAAGTGGCCCAGTGCTGCTCGGCTGCCACCAGCCCCATGACTCCTCCTGAAGGAGACCATTCCTTCTTTTTCCCAAGCAATTTTGGGAAACACGGAGCTCGTCCTGTTGCGTCCGCTGCTGGAACCCATGATGAAGTACTGCAGGTTGGTCAACAAGTGGAGTTCTGCTCTGTCGCCACATCCCCCATGACGCCAAAGACCCCATCAAGCACGGCTTTCCCAGTGCTCGTTGGAAGAGGGACGGGGCAAAAGGAGGAGAAAACgaaaaaggaggaggagcaAAGGGAGACTGGTCAAAAGAAGAGTTGCGCAACGACAAAATGTACCGAAGAATTGTCAAAAAACGACGAATCTTTGAAATGTGCTAAAGGCTTGAGTTCATATGAACCTGTAGCGAGTTCCACCAGTGGTCTGGCTACTGCTGTAACACATTCCCAGGGGACCTTTGAGGACAGTACCCAGCAATGCAAGCAGCAGAAGATGGGGAGCATGGATCAAGACATTACAATCTTGGTCACTCACTATGGCAACAATGACGAGGAAGCTGAGTCACATTTTCAGACCGTGGAGCCTGACATGGTGAAAATAGAAGAAACTGAGAAAGGTGAAGAAAACATCAGCAGTATAAAGAGTGAGGACAGAAAAGAAATGGCCTCCACAGTAGCTCCTGGTCGTGCTCAGGAGAAATCAAGCCCAAAGCAGCCACAAAAACTACCTGGGAAAACAGACGTTTGCACTGAACCCGATAATTCAGAGGTCATGGCTCACAAAGGTGCACGAGTGGATCTGAAAGATGTATCCGTGCCAAAATCTCCAATCCCTGAATCCCCAGCTCCTTTCGGCTGCCACAACATCCGAACACAAGTGAGCCTGGAGGTGGTGCAGTGTCAGTCTGTGGCCACCAGTCCCATGACCCCTCCTGAGGGGGACCAAGCCTTTTACTTCCCCAGCTCCCTTGGGAAATGTGTAGGTGTGGGCACAGAAACAAAAGATGCTGAGATGAGGGTGGGTCAGCAGGTAGAGTTTCGCTCCGTTGCTACAGCGCCCATGACTCCCAGAACTCCAGTCGCCACAACTTTTCCAGAGATAAAGAAGGAGGTGAGCATCGAAGAGAAGATagtggaggagaaggaggaggaaaataGAGAACAGCTCATAGAGAATACGAAGGAAGTACCCAAAGAGGTGGAGAAATTAACCCAGAAAGAAAGTGTAGGGGGGGACAGTAAGGATGTGGAAAACTGTAAGGAAAAAGACGAGGAGAAGTGTGAGGAACCAGTGCAGGAAGTGAGCTGGGACGAGAAAGGGATGACCTGGGAGGTGTACGGTGCCGTGGTGGAAGTTGCCGTGCTGGGCTCCGCCATCCAGAAACACCTGGAGAAGCAggtacagaaacagaaacagctgaCCGCCATGCCTCCGCCACCTCCACTCAACCCAGCAGCGTCCCCCCTGCCTCCAGAGCCGGGTTGCGGGGGTTCAGGCAAGCGCCGGGGGCGGAAGAAAGGGGAGCACGATGGGAAAGCAAGCCGGCGCAGGAGGAACCCCTTCCGGCTGTTGATGGAGAACGTACAGCAGCCACACTGCTGCTCCAAAGCTCACACTACCGAATGA
- the cdhr2 gene encoding cadherin-related family member 2 yields the protein MGGLTGWLLLLCLVCSCKANFSPSINQMVFEICEDIPVGSVAFTILASDPEGDTLTYTLTGPNAGLFRVNSANGEVTVNSALDRETSVTMALGVYVSDGSNTTPGTLTLILLDANDNSPVFENLSFDMTVQENTAVGASLFKFTASDRDEADAGVVRYSITEIIPAQGFDVFEINDVSGELKLKGQLNYNTLSTFYRLRVQASDLGGSCTGDKVFQSTSIFSFVTVEDVPDLDPVFIGGPYVGSVEENSPADTSVLRVTALDGDKGINDNIIYTIEASSADGLFKISENDGIISVSSGIDREVTGDKVTLTVKGTESKPNVNGQPATATATVEINIGDVNDNPPQFYKCEGSCVLETQFTGDVFEHSLGAISIGMTVKDLDKFVQTELTLEGEDKDVFSVEPSIAGPESVVQLLVRQPGNLDFEEKQQMVLQVIAVDKDVPTFQSTATVTIIIKDTNDNSPTFPQDTYKINVAEHSPVGTEVATVTADDPDTMDAGKITYSLLPESILQYFDVESDTGKVYVKNQTILDRELRALYSATLQARDTDGKPGTAVLEITLTDINDQPPIINRDVYREFVVEGEKLQFPIEATDRDEAGTVNSQIEFSIKPSAHSSSFSIDPNTGVFTNNGELDREALEPELNGRINLTVIATDKGTPALSSSVSVIINVQDINDNAPTFKASTYSFSVKEGEKGASAGFIYAEDLDQSAEFNRISFSIIDGSFGSFIVRTSAEEKGYSGNIMVDPDIELDYETALKTFTLRVEAADLELEKASAVVEVIVLDVNDERPEFTSVRGVSVEENAATDVLVGTFVAQDKDTNHSLVYELESVNCKCSGELEPCSWFTLDPNGDVRVGPADPLDYEECDQAVVKAQVVDLFTEKGENNSVTPGEMVINIEDINDNSPEFIYSDSVYVVVSESASKGTSVAGVTASDRDSGENRVIKFKVETVEFENKLTNTTTTTRGLFEAVTTQQQNIYVGIIQTTEGLDLTLKGKYLVTVSATDTGGLSSTAVLEIFTIDEGFRTELQFRTTVNEVEQALSEIRRELSAATGAAVDIVSIKDQPSTSRNAAQSFMVAYFIFLNGTALTSSEVEKKLSDQNHFPQLYALGLINIGSIPVTETKPNPVVYGLLGMVGGLVIILVILTTSLLCTRRNFRRKLKAANAMKSSTMLNSDNQKGGAVVPGTNKYTMEGANPVLNLNISSAIALDLDLNEESSDADKSSLSSLDHNYDIVGNYEDDEKTGIMWDKDVDDSYQYNEPLGAALAQLDHNKERSTAQIDLGVNNPMFDTTDL from the exons ATGGGTGGGCTAACAGGGTGGCTCCTATTACTGTGCCTTGTCTGCTCATGCAAAG CCAATTTCAGTCCTTCAATTAACCAAATGGTTTTTGAAATCTGTGAGGACATTCCTGTCG GTTCCGTTGCTTTTACTATATTAGCATCCGATCCAGAAGGAGATACCCTGACTTACACACTGACTGGGCCCAATGCTGGACTCTTCCGAGTTAATTCAGCAAATGGGGAGGTGACTGTGAATTCTGCCCTTGATAGAGAG ACCAGCGTCACAATGGCACTCGGTGTTTATGTTTCAGATGGTTCCAATACT ACACCAGGAACATTAACTTTAATATTACTGGATGCCAATGACAACAGTCCTGTATTTGAAAATCTTTCTTTTGACATGACAGTGCAAGAA AATACGGCTGTAGGAGCATCATTGTTTAAATTCACAGCAAGTGATCGTGATGAAGCCGATGCCGGTGTGGTTAGATACTCAATCACTGAG ATAATACCGGCGCAAGGATTTGATGTGTTTGAGATCAATGATGTTTCTGGTGAACTGAAGTTAAAGGGTCAGCTTAATTACAACACACTGAGCACTTTTTATCGGCTCAGGGTTCAAGCAAGT GATCTTGGAGGCTCTTGTACTGGGGATAAGGTTTTCCAGTCAACCAGTATTTTCTCCTTCGTGACGGTTGAGGACGTCCCAGACCTCGACCCCGTTTTCATCGGTGGTCCATATGTAGGAAGCGTTGAAGAGAATTCTCCTGCA GACACGTCTGTGTTACGAGTGACCGCCCTTGATGGGGACAAGGGAATCAATGACAATATCATCTACACCATTGAAG CTTCCTCGGCTGATGGCTTGTTCAAAATCTCAGAGAATGACGGCATCATATCTGTGTCATCGGGAATTGACAGAGAAGTTACTGGTGACAAAGTAACTCTGACCGTGAAG GGCACCGAGTCTAAACCGAACGTCAACGGACAACCTGCCACTGCGACAGCAACCGTCGAGATCAACATCGGCGACGTCAATGACAACCCGCCTCAATTTTACAAATGCGAAGGCTCCTGTGTGCTAGAAACTCAATTCACAGGCGACGTCTTTGAACACTCATTGGGGGCAATTTCCATTGGCATGACAGTCAAAGATCTAGACAAG TTTGTGCAAACTGAGCTAACGTTGGAGGGAGAGGATAAAGACGTGTTTTCTGTGGAGCCCTCCATTGCTGGACCAGAGAGCGTCGTTCAGCTTCTTGTCAGGCAGCCTGGGAATCTGGATTttgaagaaaagcagcaaatgGTTCTTCAG GTGATTGCTGTAGATAAGGACGTACCCACTTTCCAGTCCACTGCCACGGTTACAATAATCATAAAGGACACCAACGACAACAGCCCCACGTTCCCGCAGGACACGTACAAGATAAATGTGGCTGAACACTCTCCTGTTGGGACAGAGGTGGCAACAGTCACG GCAGATGATCCTGACACAATGGATGCAGGCAAAATCACCTACAGTCTTCTTCCAGAGAGCAT ACTGCAGTACTTTGACGTTGAGAGTGACACGGGAAAAGTCTACGTGAAAAATCAGACTATCCTGGATCGCGAGCTCAGAGCTCTGTATTCAGCCACCTTGCAGGCCAGAGACACGGATGGCAAGCCCGGCACCGCGGTGCTGGAGATTACTTTGACGGACATTAATGACCAGCCACCAATCATCAACAGAGACGTGTACCGAGAGTTTGTCGTTGAGGGTGAGAAGCTTCAATTCCCGATTGAG gcTACGGACAGAGACGAAGCTGGTACAGTAAACAGCCAGATTGAATTCAGCATTAAACCGAGCgcacacagcagcagcttcagcatcGACCCAAACACCGGTGTGTTTACAAATAACGGTGAACTGGATCGGGAGGCACTGGAACCAGAATTGAATGGCAGGATTAACCTCACCGTAATAGCCACTGATAAGGGAACACCCGCGCTGTCAAGCTCCGTCTCGGTTATTATCAACGTGCAG GACATCAATGACAACGCCCCAACTTTCAAAGCATCAACCtacagtttttctgttaaagAAGGAGAAAAGG GCGCATCTGCGGGTTTCATTTACGCCGAGGATCTGGACCAAAGCGCCGAATTCAACCGCATTTCTTTCAGCATCATCGATGGGAGCTTTGGCAGCTTCATTGTTCGAACCTCGGCAGAGGAGAAGGGTTACAGCGGCAACATCATGGTAGACCCGGACATCGAGCTCGACTATGAGACGGCACTCAAGACGTTCACGTTGCGGGTGGAAGCTGCAGATCTGGAGCTGGAGAAAGCTTCGGCGGTGGTGGAGGTGATTGTGTTGGATGTGAACGACGAAAGACCAGAGTTCACGTCAGTCCGAGGCGTTTCTGTGGAGGAGAACGCCGCCACAGATGTGCTTGTCGGGACGTTCGTAGCTCAGGACAAAGACACCAACCATTCACTGGTGTATGAGCTGGAATCTGTCAATTGCAAGTGCAGCGGCGAACTGGAACCCTGCAGCTGGTTCACCCTCGACCCGAATGGGGATGTTAGAGTCGGTCCAGCAGACCCTCTGGATTATGAAGAATGTGACCAAGCTGTGGTAAAGGCTCAGGTGGTGGACTTGTTCACGGAAAAGGGAGAGAACAACAGCGTTACGCCAG GAGAAATGGTGATCAACATTGAAGACATTAATGACAACAGTCCTGAATTTATTTACTCCGACTCTGTATATG TTGTGGTGTCAGAAAGTGCCAGCAAAGGAACATCAGTTGCAGGAGTCACC GCTTCAGATCGGGACTCTGGAGAGAACAGGGTGATCAAATTTAAAGTAGAAACAGTTGAATTTGAGAACAAGCTCACAAACACTACCACCACTACCAGGGGCCTGTTTGAGGCCGTCActacacaacaacaaaatatctACGTTGGGATTATTCA AACTACAGAAGGTCTTGATCTGACACTGAAAGGGAAATATTTGGTAACGGTATCTGCAACGGATACTGGCGGCCTTTCCTCCACCGCCGTCCTGGAG attttcaccaTTGATGAGGGCTTCCGAACTGAACTCCAGTTTAGAACTACAGTGAATGAGGTCGAACAGGCACTCAGTGAGATCAGAAG GGAGCTCTCAGCAGCCACCGGCGCTGCAGTTGACATCGTTTCAATCAAAGACCAGCCTTCAACATCcag gAATGCCGCACAGTCTTTTATGGTGGCATATTTCATCTTTTTGAACGGAACAGCTCTTACTTCTTCAGAAGTAGAAAAGAAGCTTTCTGATCAAAATCATTTTCCTCAGCTGTATGCACTGGGCCTGATAAATATT GGTAGCATTCCCGTCACTGAAACAAAACCGAATCCTGTGGTGTACGGTCTGCTGGGAATGGTTGGCGGTCTCGTCATTATACTGGTTATACTCACGACCTCGCTTTTGTGCACTCGCCGAAA CTTCAGAAGGAAGCTGAAAGCAGCGAATGCCATGAAATCTTCAACTATGTTGAACTCTGACAACCAGAAAGGTGGCGCTGTCGTGCCTGGGACCAACAAGTACACCATGGAAGG TGCCAACCCAGTGTTAAACCTGAACATCTCCTCAGCTATAGCCTTGGACTTGGATTTAAATGAAGAAAGCTCAGATGCAGACAAATCCag cCTCAGTTCCCTGGATCACAACTATGACATTGTTGGAAATTATGAAGATGATGAGAAG ACGGGTATCATGTGGGACAAAGACGTCGATGACTCGTATCAGTACAATGAACCTCTGGGTGCAGCGCTCGCCCAGTTGGATCACAATAAGGAAAGAAGCACAGCCCAAATTGACCTTGGGGTTAACAACCCGATGTTTGACACAACAGATCTGTAA
- the rnf44 gene encoding RING finger protein 44 isoform X2 encodes MRPWELAVNRLPPTAPLNPRRFLGEPCNAPVHLRRSPPVRRQWGRQDRPVLHTSQVQDENFHHLFFSQHPQQVPLDESRQYSHTSTAPRMLHPATHLPQQSPIMVDLHDQMHQGSVPISYTVTTVTTHGFPIHTGQPLPGCNTQQLPACSLIQACTMQHIPVSYQAFPPLMSSEHFVLHPTPSVPPHQPPHLTPLSQFVPLQPQHPRMPLQRVDNEVDLRGDQHPLGTFSYPPSHHPPALPPSLPLQYLPQEPLHQELPFGVPYPHMLPRRVNGQRFRLQQPLPPPPPPPSYYPGFLPYFLSMLPVPPTAVGPAISLDLDVDDVEMENYEALLNLAERLGEAKPRGLTKADIEQLPSYRFNSENHLSEQTLCVVCFSDFECRQLLRVLPCNHEFHAKCVDKWLKTNRTCPICRADASDVHREAE; translated from the exons ATGCGACCATGGGAATTAGCAGTAAATAGGCTGCCACCAACAGCCCCCTTAAACCCTAGGAGGTTCCTCGGAGAGCCCTGCAACGCCCCAGTGCATCTCAGGAGAAG ccCACCAGTGAGACGGCAGTGGGGGAGACAAGACAGACCTGTACTGCACACTTCCCAGGTCCAGGATGAGAACTTCCACCACCTGTTTTTCTCCCAACACCCCCAGCAGGTTCCTTTAGATGAGTCCAGACAGTACAGCCACACCAGCACAGCACCACGCATGCTTCACCCTGCGACCCACCTGCCCCAGCAGAGCCCCATCATGGTGGATCTACATGACCAG ATGCACCAGGGATCCGTTCCAATATCTTACACTGTTACGACGGTGACGACCCATGGATTTCCCATTCACACCGGGCAGCCCCTTCCAGGGTGCAACACTCAGCAGCTCCCAGCATGCTCG CTCATACAGGCATGTACCATGCAGCATATACCTGTGTCTTATCAAGCTTTTCCACCGCTGATGTCCAGCGAACATTTTGTATTGCACCCGACCCCATCTGTACCCCCCCACCAGCCGCCGCACCTTACTCCTTTGAGCCAGTTTGTCCCTTTACAGCCTCAGCACCCACGCATG CCTCTACAGAGGGTAGACAATGAAGTTGACCTAAGAGGGGACCAGCACCCTTTAGGCACCTTCTCTTACCCTCCCTCTCATCATCCACCAGCGCTGCCTCCTTCACTGCCCCTACAGTATCTTCCTCAAGAGCCTCTGCATCAGGAGCTTCCCTTCGGAGTG CCATATCCCCACATGCTGCCACGGCGAGTGAATGGACAAAGATTTCGGTTGCAGCagcctctccctccccctcctccacctccgtCTTACTACCCCGGCTTCCTCCCTTACTTCCT GTCAATGCTTCCTGTGCCTCCAACAGCAGTGGGCCCAGCCATCAGCTTAGACCTGGATGTGGATGATGTGGAAATGGAGAACTATGAa GCACTACTGAATTTGGCAGAGAGGTTGGGTGAAGCAAAACCACGTGGACTCACAAAAGCAGATATAGAGCAACTTCCGTCCTACAGATTCAACTCAGAGAATCATCTATCTGAACAAACGCT GTGTGTTGTGTGCTTTAGTGACTTTGAGTGTAGGCAGCTACTTCGAGTGTTACCTTGTAACCACGAGTTCCATGCTAAATGTGTGGATAAATGGTTAAAG ACCAATCGCACTTGCCCAATCTGTCGAGCGGATGCCTCGGACGTCCACCGGGAGGCGGAGTGA
- the rnf44 gene encoding RING finger protein 44 isoform X1, whose amino-acid sequence MRPWELAVNRLPPTAPLNPRRFLGEPCNAPVHLRRSPPVRRQWGRQDRPVLHTSQVQDENFHHLFFSQHPQQVPLDESRQYSHTSTAPRMLHPATHLPQQSPIMVDLHDQMHQGSVPISYTVTTVTTHGFPIHTGQPLPGCNTQQLPACSVMFSGQLSLLCCLPPPLIQACTMQHIPVSYQAFPPLMSSEHFVLHPTPSVPPHQPPHLTPLSQFVPLQPQHPRMPLQRVDNEVDLRGDQHPLGTFSYPPSHHPPALPPSLPLQYLPQEPLHQELPFGVPYPHMLPRRVNGQRFRLQQPLPPPPPPPSYYPGFLPYFLSMLPVPPTAVGPAISLDLDVDDVEMENYEALLNLAERLGEAKPRGLTKADIEQLPSYRFNSENHLSEQTLCVVCFSDFECRQLLRVLPCNHEFHAKCVDKWLKTNRTCPICRADASDVHREAE is encoded by the exons ATGCGACCATGGGAATTAGCAGTAAATAGGCTGCCACCAACAGCCCCCTTAAACCCTAGGAGGTTCCTCGGAGAGCCCTGCAACGCCCCAGTGCATCTCAGGAGAAG ccCACCAGTGAGACGGCAGTGGGGGAGACAAGACAGACCTGTACTGCACACTTCCCAGGTCCAGGATGAGAACTTCCACCACCTGTTTTTCTCCCAACACCCCCAGCAGGTTCCTTTAGATGAGTCCAGACAGTACAGCCACACCAGCACAGCACCACGCATGCTTCACCCTGCGACCCACCTGCCCCAGCAGAGCCCCATCATGGTGGATCTACATGACCAG ATGCACCAGGGATCCGTTCCAATATCTTACACTGTTACGACGGTGACGACCCATGGATTTCCCATTCACACCGGGCAGCCCCTTCCAGGGTGCAACACTCAGCAGCTCCCAGCATGCTCGGTAATGTTCAGCGGACagctctctctgctctgctgccttCCTCCTCCT CTCATACAGGCATGTACCATGCAGCATATACCTGTGTCTTATCAAGCTTTTCCACCGCTGATGTCCAGCGAACATTTTGTATTGCACCCGACCCCATCTGTACCCCCCCACCAGCCGCCGCACCTTACTCCTTTGAGCCAGTTTGTCCCTTTACAGCCTCAGCACCCACGCATG CCTCTACAGAGGGTAGACAATGAAGTTGACCTAAGAGGGGACCAGCACCCTTTAGGCACCTTCTCTTACCCTCCCTCTCATCATCCACCAGCGCTGCCTCCTTCACTGCCCCTACAGTATCTTCCTCAAGAGCCTCTGCATCAGGAGCTTCCCTTCGGAGTG CCATATCCCCACATGCTGCCACGGCGAGTGAATGGACAAAGATTTCGGTTGCAGCagcctctccctccccctcctccacctccgtCTTACTACCCCGGCTTCCTCCCTTACTTCCT GTCAATGCTTCCTGTGCCTCCAACAGCAGTGGGCCCAGCCATCAGCTTAGACCTGGATGTGGATGATGTGGAAATGGAGAACTATGAa GCACTACTGAATTTGGCAGAGAGGTTGGGTGAAGCAAAACCACGTGGACTCACAAAAGCAGATATAGAGCAACTTCCGTCCTACAGATTCAACTCAGAGAATCATCTATCTGAACAAACGCT GTGTGTTGTGTGCTTTAGTGACTTTGAGTGTAGGCAGCTACTTCGAGTGTTACCTTGTAACCACGAGTTCCATGCTAAATGTGTGGATAAATGGTTAAAG ACCAATCGCACTTGCCCAATCTGTCGAGCGGATGCCTCGGACGTCCACCGGGAGGCGGAGTGA